A stretch of Deinococcus radiopugnans ATCC 19172 DNA encodes these proteins:
- a CDS encoding DUF6755 family protein yields the protein MTGSSRPRYAQRSLVVGVLLAFILIFWSIQLFILMLALDAYLGKEYGLLWPAAISSALLAALTLWLVRLIPREPRE from the coding sequence TTGACCGGCTCCTCCCGCCCCCGCTACGCCCAGCGCAGCCTGGTTGTGGGCGTGCTGCTGGCCTTCATTCTGATTTTCTGGAGCATCCAGCTGTTCATCCTGATGCTGGCGCTGGACGCCTATCTGGGCAAGGAATACGGCCTGCTGTGGCCCGCCGCGATCAGCAGCGCCCTGCTGGCGGCGCTGACGCTGTGGCTGGTGCGCCTGATTCCGCGCGAACCTCGCGAGTAA
- a CDS encoding ubiquinol-cytochrome c reductase iron-sulfur subunit produces the protein MTEPKHPKKDILEDPRPMGDPRKTPHWKTDFSVDWDATDYVSRREFTRFLGLSSAGMAVGTVLIAGLASVGARPVAEVPPLRLGRVEDFSPGSSTAFEYPAKGQYSLLVRHEDGTFSSYSQKCPHLGCAVYYEPHEKVLECPCHEGFFNARTGDVISGPPQRGLNLVKLDIRDGEVWAVGGGGH, from the coding sequence ATGACCGAGCCCAAACACCCCAAGAAGGACATTCTGGAAGACCCGCGTCCCATGGGCGATCCGCGCAAGACGCCGCACTGGAAGACCGACTTCAGCGTGGACTGGGACGCCACCGATTACGTCTCGCGCCGCGAGTTCACCCGCTTTCTGGGCCTGAGCAGCGCGGGGATGGCCGTGGGCACCGTCCTGATCGCCGGGCTAGCAAGTGTCGGCGCGCGGCCCGTCGCGGAAGTCCCGCCGCTTCGCCTGGGCCGGGTGGAGGACTTTTCCCCCGGTTCCTCCACCGCCTTCGAATACCCGGCCAAGGGCCAGTACTCGCTGCTGGTGCGCCACGAGGACGGCACCTTCAGCTCCTACAGTCAGAAGTGTCCGCATCTGGGCTGCGCCGTGTACTACGAGCCGCACGAGAAAGTATTGGAATGCCCCTGCCACGAGGGCTTCTTCAACGCCCGCACGGGCGACGTGATCTCCGGGCCGCCGCAGCGTGGACTGAACCTGGTCAAGCTGGACATCCGTGACGGCGAGGTCTGGGCCGTGGGAGGAGGAGGCCATTGA
- a CDS encoding 4Fe-4S dicluster domain-containing protein, giving the protein MSDMRFFVDPIRCIGCKACMQACSECDTHKGKSMIHLEYIERGASTQTAPMVCMHCDLPTCAAVCPADAIKRTEDGVVQSSQAPRCIGCSNCVNACPFGVPRYYPEIDQMLKCDMCYDRTSVGKKPMCASVCPSEALFYGTLEEFQSRRGGTPQNSFQFGEQTITTKVFLVLPDGEIGLDMDVISHMDARFEPDAFDHLDPFAHLEPLPMEQPQTLRGRL; this is encoded by the coding sequence ATGAGCGACATGCGTTTTTTCGTTGACCCCATCCGCTGCATCGGCTGTAAGGCGTGCATGCAGGCGTGTTCCGAGTGCGACACCCACAAGGGCAAGAGCATGATCCACCTGGAATACATCGAGCGCGGCGCGTCCACGCAGACGGCCCCGATGGTCTGCATGCACTGCGATCTGCCCACCTGCGCCGCCGTCTGCCCCGCCGACGCCATCAAGCGCACCGAGGACGGCGTGGTGCAGAGCAGTCAGGCCCCGCGCTGCATCGGCTGTTCCAACTGCGTCAACGCCTGCCCCTTCGGCGTGCCGCGCTACTACCCCGAAATTGATCAGATGCTCAAGTGCGACATGTGTTATGACCGCACCTCGGTGGGCAAAAAGCCCATGTGCGCCAGCGTCTGCCCGTCCGAAGCGCTGTTTTACGGCACGCTGGAGGAATTCCAGTCGCGCCGGGGCGGCACGCCGCAGAACAGCTTCCAGTTCGGCGAGCAGACCATTACCACCAAGGTCTTTCTGGTGCTGCCCGACGGCGAGATCGGCCTGGATATGGACGTGATCTCGCACATGGATGCCCGCTTCGAGCCGGACGCCTTTGATCACCTCGACCCCTTCGCGCACCTGGAGCCGCTGCCGATGGAGCAGCCCCAGACCCTGAGAGGCCGCCTATGA
- a CDS encoding molybdopterin oxidoreductase family protein — protein MANPPLSREEFLDTYGPTLHYSPPGGFRSVEDYDALVDTHCCFCGQQCGIRLKVKNNEVVGFEPRYEFPFNKGKLCPKGIKRYLQGSHPDRLLHPMRRTEHGYQQITWDEALSETVSKIQEIQAKYGKDSFAMLSGVSLTNEKSYLVGKFARLALQTANLDYNGRLCMVSAGAGNKKAYGIDRASNHWEDITDAKVIFIIGTNIAECFPITTDYIWRARDKGAKIIYADPRMVPMARTADLFLPLRIGSDSALLMSMLHVIIRDGLTDEAFIEAHTTGFGDVRAAVADATPEWAAEITGVPAAKIEQAARWYGEAETGMILHARGLEHQVKGVENVMSCANLALATGKIGKPGCGHSTITGQGNGQGGREHGHKCDQLPGNRDITNPEHRKYIAEVWGCSEDEIPGKGITAQEILNEIHAGKIKGLLSICFNPLISLPDANFNREALNKLEHYSVIDFFLSETAQHADIVLPGSLQEEDEGTTTSGEGRVIKINAPVTPPGEARRDWEILLDIAGRLGRGKYFQFSDTQEIFNELRLASRGGTADYSGITWEKVVNNQGVFWPCPQTTDEGLATMHAENLDDRHPGTPRLYEGGKFYHPDGKAHFNAVSWRESGEVVDDEYPIWFTTGRVVSQYLSGTQTRRIGPLVDQFPHPKLELHPRMAKELNIKTDDWVTIQTRRGEVIIQANVVNTIRPDTVFMAYHWGGKESANLLTQRALDPISKIPEFKVSACRVRLATPEEQVQGEHTKSLSARTEKNLPVGYNLAERRKELRR, from the coding sequence ATGGCCAACCCGCCCCTGTCCCGCGAGGAATTTCTGGACACCTACGGCCCCACGCTGCACTACTCGCCCCCTGGCGGCTTCCGCAGCGTGGAAGATTACGACGCGCTGGTGGACACCCACTGCTGCTTTTGCGGCCAGCAGTGCGGCATCCGCCTGAAGGTCAAGAACAACGAGGTGGTGGGCTTCGAGCCGCGCTACGAGTTTCCCTTCAACAAGGGCAAACTGTGTCCCAAGGGCATCAAGCGCTACCTGCAAGGCTCTCACCCAGACCGCCTGCTGCACCCGATGCGCCGCACCGAACACGGCTACCAGCAGATCACCTGGGACGAGGCGCTCTCGGAAACCGTGTCCAAGATTCAGGAGATTCAGGCCAAGTACGGCAAGGACAGCTTCGCCATGCTGTCGGGCGTTTCACTGACCAACGAGAAGAGCTACCTGGTGGGCAAGTTCGCCCGGCTGGCGCTGCAAACGGCCAACCTGGACTACAACGGACGGCTGTGCATGGTCTCGGCCGGGGCGGGCAACAAGAAGGCGTACGGCATTGACCGCGCCTCCAACCACTGGGAGGACATCACCGACGCCAAGGTCATCTTCATCATCGGCACCAACATCGCCGAGTGCTTTCCGATCACCACCGACTACATCTGGCGGGCGCGCGACAAGGGGGCGAAGATCATCTACGCGGATCCGCGCATGGTGCCGATGGCCCGCACCGCCGACCTGTTCCTGCCCCTGCGCATCGGCAGCGACAGCGCCCTGCTGATGTCCATGCTGCACGTCATCATCCGCGACGGTCTGACCGACGAGGCGTTCATCGAGGCGCACACGACCGGTTTTGGCGACGTCCGCGCCGCTGTGGCCGACGCGACCCCCGAATGGGCCGCCGAGATCACCGGAGTGCCCGCCGCCAAGATCGAACAGGCCGCCCGCTGGTACGGCGAGGCCGAGACCGGCATGATCCTGCACGCCCGTGGACTGGAACACCAGGTCAAGGGTGTGGAAAACGTGATGAGCTGCGCCAACCTCGCGCTGGCGACGGGCAAGATCGGCAAGCCGGGCTGCGGCCACTCCACCATCACCGGGCAGGGCAACGGCCAGGGCGGGCGCGAACACGGCCACAAGTGCGATCAACTGCCTGGCAACCGCGACATCACCAACCCCGAACACCGCAAGTACATCGCCGAGGTCTGGGGCTGCTCGGAAGACGAGATTCCCGGCAAGGGCATCACCGCGCAGGAAATCCTCAACGAGATTCACGCGGGCAAGATCAAGGGGTTGCTGAGCATCTGCTTCAACCCGCTGATCTCGCTGCCCGACGCCAATTTCAACCGCGAGGCGCTGAACAAGCTCGAACACTACAGCGTGATCGACTTCTTCCTCTCGGAAACCGCGCAACACGCCGACATCGTGCTGCCGGGCAGCCTGCAGGAGGAGGACGAGGGCACCACCACCAGCGGGGAGGGCCGCGTGATCAAGATCAACGCGCCGGTGACCCCGCCCGGCGAGGCGAGGCGCGACTGGGAAATCCTGCTGGACATCGCGGGCCGCCTGGGCCGGGGCAAGTATTTCCAGTTCAGCGACACCCAGGAGATCTTCAACGAACTGCGGCTGGCCTCGCGCGGCGGCACCGCCGACTACAGCGGGATTACCTGGGAAAAGGTGGTGAACAACCAGGGCGTGTTCTGGCCCTGCCCCCAGACCACTGACGAGGGCTTGGCGACCATGCACGCGGAAAATCTGGATGACCGCCATCCGGGCACGCCCCGCCTGTACGAGGGCGGCAAGTTCTACCACCCCGACGGCAAGGCGCATTTCAACGCGGTCAGCTGGCGGGAGAGCGGCGAAGTCGTGGATGACGAGTACCCGATCTGGTTCACCACGGGCCGGGTGGTCAGCCAGTACCTCAGCGGCACGCAGACCCGGCGCATCGGGCCGCTAGTGGATCAGTTCCCGCATCCCAAGCTGGAACTGCACCCCCGCATGGCGAAGGAACTGAACATCAAGACCGACGACTGGGTGACCATCCAGACGCGGCGCGGCGAGGTCATCATCCAGGCCAATGTGGTCAACACCATCCGCCCCGACACCGTGTTCATGGCCTACCACTGGGGTGGCAAGGAGAGCGCCAACCTGCTGACGCAGCGAGCGTTGGATCCCATCTCCAAGATTCCCGAATTCAAGGTCTCGGCCTGCCGCGTGCGCCTCGCCACTCCGGAGGAACAGGTCCAGGGCGAACACACCAAGTCCCTGAGCGCCCGCACCGAGAAGAACCTGCCCGTGGGCTACAACCTCGCGGAACGCCGCAAGGAGCTGCGCCGATGA